A stretch of DNA from Anser cygnoides isolate HZ-2024a breed goose chromosome 23, Taihu_goose_T2T_genome, whole genome shotgun sequence:
aaaatttccTATTGCTCTGCAACCTTCAgcattacttttgtttttcagttgttgcagatgTTCTTTCAGAATTTCTAGAAGTGGCCGTTCACCTTATCTTGTATGTCAGAGAAGTTTACCCTATTGGCAtctttcagaagaggaaaaaatacaatgtaCCGGTCCAGGTAGGAGACTTTCCTGGAAGCTGACAGCTGTGTAGATAAGCAAAATACCAGTAGTCAGTTAATGCTCACCAAACTAAATCGTTTCTAAAGTTTGTTTTAACAGATAAGAGTAGAATGCTTCCCCTGCTGTGTGCAGTGACGTAATGTGAAAGCTTGCTTCCTAGGAAATAGAGATGGTTTTAAGTGGAATGCTACAGTATATGGTGCATGCTACGTAGGAGCTTCCAAGCTAGCAAAAGTAGTGGGAGTAATataactggggggggggggggttcagtgATCTGCGTCAGCTCATTAACCTTTCCATGAAAGAATTAGTGGCTTGAATTGGCAAGTTAGTTGTGAAAAATTCCATTTCAAGTGTGACTGGAATCATCACGCTCTTATGTTTAAGTCTTCCTGTTTAGCATTGGCCTGGCTCACATCAGAACACAGCGCTGACTCTTCATTCTGTTTGCTACAGATGTCCTGCCACCCGGAGCTGAATCAGTACATCCAAGACACGTTGCACTGTGTAAAGCCACTGCTTGAGAAGGTGAGATCATACCAGGGACCTGGGCTGGCCCAATGTACTGCAAGGGGGTTGGatacaaaataagaaaacaaatactgccTTCATTGCAAAGCTTTTATTACATATTTACCATATACGATATGCTAGCTTATAAAGGaactaagaaaaataacatccaTAACCTTTCCTTGTAGTTAAGGCGCTGTCTTGCTGCTGAATATTGGCATTTAGTTGCATCTAATACATAAACATGAGGCttcatttctatattttcaGTTGCATCATCCTACGCATTAACTTAAATGTATCTGAAAGCAGAATGTTAGGTTTAAGCACCCATCTGGCAGAAGAATAGTTTGAATGCTGGGCTGCAAGCTGGAAAGCGAAGGTAGGTTTGAACTCTAGGTTTTGTGCGAGAAAGATATGACCATAGCAAATATTTCAGGATGTAAAATGCTGGCAGGGTTTGCATTCTCTGCTCTTTACAGACATCATACTACATTTAGAGACTGGAAATAGGACAGTTTTACATTCATCTCATTGCATCACTCAGCAATGCACACTGTGCACTTCCTCCTTGGTTCCAAAGCACTATTTAGTGAATTTCATCTCCCTATGACTTTGAGATAAGCTATCAGTTTAACATCTATAGACAAGTagctttgcaaaaatatttcttctaataAGCTAGTGTCATCTGACAGTGCTCAAGGTTTGGATAACTGCTAGTGCTGCTCCACAGCAGGTGAACATACTACCACTTTATCAGAAGTAGATAAAGGGGGGCAGAAGAAAGCTTAAGTAAGTGCTTTTTCTAACCATATTTATTCTTGCAGAATGATGTGGAGAAAGTTGTAGTTGTAATCCTGGATAAAGAGCACCACCCAGTGGAGAGATTTGTCTTTGAGATCACCCAGCCACCTCTCCTTTCCATTAGGTAAGGTTTCCATTAGTGCTTGCTCATGACATTCAACCCCTGCACCTGTAGAGGTGTTCTGGAAGCAGTTACAGGCCTCAGTACTTCGCTGTATGGCAGTAACAGTTGCTGTCTCCTCAACAGTTCGGAGTCCTTGCTGTCCCACGTGGAGCAATTACTGCGTGCCTTCATCCTGAAGATCAGTGTGTGCGATGCCGTGCTTGACAACAATCCCCCAGGTAGGCAGGTCCACACAGCCTGAGAGCATGATTTGATCAACTTGAGATGATTATAGATTAGTGTCCAAGCTGCTCTTGGTTTTCCCTTGCTCTGGAGCCTGCCGTTTTTCTTGCAGGTTGTACCTTCACAGTTCTGGTTCACACACGGGAGGCTGCCACGCGGAACATGGAGAAGATCCAGGTGATAAAAGTGAGTGATATCACCGGCTGCCTGTGTGCGAGCAAACGGCAGAGCAAAGAATGGAAATTGAAGAATTTTGGTATTGCTAAGGTTAAGGGGTGCTAGATTGCTAATTTTGTGATGCACTTCACAACTTTGTTTTGAATGCATTAAAGAGTTTTCAGGGGTGAAGTGACATTTACCGTGCACCAGCTGCAGTTCAGGTAATAGCTGCTTTGATGCCTGATTTAGACTGTAACACTATTCACTGCATAATGCCAGCTCAGTCACTTAAAGTACTCTAATGTAcaacataaatatttgaagtaacaaaaaaaacctcatcCTACATCAACCATGTGTAGATGGCCAGTTACTAGCAATAACTAGCAAGGAAAGCTAACATTAAAATTGTGGTTTTCGGGTGCACAAATACATTTATCTTGCAGGAAAAGATTGTGTAGATCACATCTTaaagcaagatatttttttttgtgcgtaTCCTTGCTTAGGAAACAGGGAAACTTTTTTCCACCAGAGGCAAGTTATTTTATGTCTTAAGGCACAATATATAAGGCATGtgaaatatatatctttttttccaaattctgctCTATAGTGCTTAGTAACTGGAACTGATGTTATAGCAGGACAGCCTTTGAATTTGCAAGGTAAGACAGAAATCAATGCCCTGAACGTTTCGGAGTTGCAATTAAATGCTGATGTAATAAATATATGAAGTGCGAGCTCAATATAGATTAGTATAATGGGTTAATAGTGTAGTTTTAGGCTCTAACTGAAAATAATGATATTCTGGGTCTTGGGGCCAAGCATAATAGCAAAAACTTTTAAAGCGTATGAAGAATTTTTGAGTTACCTTCAGCATTACCATTTGTTTCTTCCCTCAGTCACTGGAGCTCTCACTTAGTTGTTGTCCTGCCCCTAGGATTTCCCATGGATCCTCGCTGATGAACAAGATGTGCACATGCATGACCCCCGGCTTATTCCACTGAAAACTATGACATCTGATATCTTGAAGGTGAGCAGAGCATTCTGGCCCAAGAGGTGGCTGAAACTGGATGTAATCAGAAAACTTTTCGTATTAAAATAGGGAACCTGGGAGAAGGTACAAACTCTTTAGCCTGTTGCAGACTTCTCTCCATTCACCTACCTATCAAACAGAACTGACACTTGTTTCTCTCCTCCAGATGCAGCTGTATGTCGAAGAACGAGCCCACAAAGGCACCTGATTCCATTCCTGCAAGCCTCGTACAATCTTCCAGTGGAGCAAGATCTCTCACAAACCATACCTTGATAACCCAGTCTCTTCAGCTGGCCTTCTGGATGAATgtagagcagctgctgcctctttATTTCAAGTGCTCTTACCACTGTATATAGAACTGACTTGGAATGTGGAGCCAGAGCCTGTTCCCATGTACGCTCGTGTGTGAGAGTGAGTATAGGTTTCATTACAGTGAATCCCTGGGCGCAGGATACAGCTGACTGCAGTGTGCAGTCAGTGCTTTGTACAAATCCAGTTCTTGCCTTAAATAGGGCATCTCCATTGCACATTAGTAGTGATATCCAGGGATCTGTTGTATACTCCACTAGAGCAATGGTCTTATACCAAGGGTGAGTGAGGCCTTATGTAGCGTTTGTCCACTGTGACTGTCCCAAGTAGTCTTCAATAAATATCAAGTTTTACCCCAGCTGAAATAGGCTGCGTTCTGTCCATACCAACCGTCCCTCTAGTGAGAAAGTACTTTCATTTTGTATGGAGGTTTGTATTCCGTATGGAGCTTCCATCACTTTTCCATACCTTCTCTAGGACATAGCTGGAGTCTATCTGTTCCTATGAAAGGCTGTACAACCATGGAGAACCTTCACATATGAATGGCATTAGTAGCATGTTGGAATGTCTCTCTCCAACAAGGACACTTGTCAGATGTCCTGCTTTTATAACAGACAgcagaaaagggggaaaaaaatactgctatcCTGCTCTTATCAAAGGGGATGGAAGAGGGCCTCAGTATTGTCTCTGCTTATACAGGGGTGGAAGGGACGGTTCATAGTATTTGAGTTGAGTTTGTTGGGCAGGTAATTTGGTAAAAGCCAGCAGAGCACCTCCCTGCTTCCTCAAAGTAAAAAGCGCAAGAACACCGCGTATCCAGGTTGTTTGCTGCTTGAACGTTTTATATAGGGTTAGACTGTTCTGTACAAACCAAGTACTCAGTACAAAGGTAATAAGGAAAAAGCACAGCACAGTCAAAAGGCACTTAAGTTATAAGGTATCCACCTTAAGGGATTCCTTAcctcctttttctctgtttattcaAACAATGATGGGCTGTATTGGGCAGGGAAGGCATGTACCATTTTGATCATATATACTTACAGAAACTAAAAGGAATTGGGTATCAGCATCACAGCATTTATGAAAACGGCTCGACAGCTTCCTTATGCTGTGGAAGGGCTGATACGAAAGatacatatttatacacataattaaacaaacaggaaaagacaATACAAAACAAGTCTGTCTGTAGCAGAGCCTTTCAGAAAAAGGATTAATAATCTGAATGGATACATTTTAGCCTTATCTTTCATAAGCTGCAAAAACAGGAAAGGGTTTCCATTTAAGATTACTATGTCCTGGTGCTACAGCCAAACACTATTAACTAAAAAGATAGTTGTCATATTTAATTGTCCTAGTCTTCCTCCTAAGGAAGGGCACTAGTAATTGCCATAACATCCACggtgcaggaggaggacagATGGAGACAGAAGTCCTTCCAAAGGGCTGGGCCTGCAGAAGGTCTGCTGTGAACAAGGAGTGCTAGCTGCTTGTATTCCAGATCAACTGTGCAAAACAAAGCCAGGACATTCACCCAGAGAGTACAGACAAATAAGTGCACCTGAGACCACCTGGTTACAATCCTGAGGTAAAAAAGAACACTTATATTGTGCCTTTACGACGATGTCTGGGGTCCAATGGTGACACTGCTGTTTGTCACTCTGATCCCATACCATCCTGCCCAGTATTGAGTGTCTTGGCCTCCATGTTGAAACCAGATGTAACGAACTCCAGCTGGATAGTTGTTGAAGGTGTGAGACATctgtagagaaagaaaatgcttgttGTTTTGCCTAAATAAACCAGCACTGACCTTCAAACTAGGACAATTATGGTAAGAAAGCCTTGGTCTCAGGAAGGGCTCATtccaaaacatcttttaatGAAAGTGCATCATACCCCTTtttgagggaggaaaaaataaaaagccttatTTAGATGATTAAAGGGCAGAAGGCTAAGTCAAACAATGTTAAGCTTGATTCTCGGGTACAGCATTTGTCATATAAGAAACAACATAACAGGGAATCTAGAGCCATTCAAACCAAGCTCAACACGTTTAGCAATTTAGGAAAAGTAGTGTCTGCAATACTTACATCCAAGCagtagtttttaaaattaagtttttagtTTCAATATGAATAAGAGCTATGCTCCTATAACTCAGTTAACTTAGACAAAAGCttaagtgaaaaacaaacacttgaaGAGACCAAGttaaaacagcacagaagcGTAGGGGGGATACTCTTTAGGAAACCTCACGCACCTACAAACTCAACCTCAatctttcaatatttcttcAGCACTGTCAACAGCAAGAACTTACTTATATTTTATCTTGAGTTAGAAGAGGCTgaagagcagagaaagcagGGTCACTTGTGACTTTTAGCCAGGTAAGGTTTGAAAGATGCGTGTCTCAATCTTGATGTAAAGCTACTgtctggagagctgctgcttaCCTCTCTCCACGTTGCATCGTTCCACTGCTCTATAACCACTGGCTCAGGATGGAACTCTGCAAGCACAATGTAGTCTTCCGAAAGCAGCCTCACTTTAAGTTCATAACGACACCCACAGTCAAATCTGGCAGCGTACCTAAAGAGGCAGGGAGTAATGAAGAAGCCAGGGTTGTGTACACAGCATTTGATTTTCCTTAGCCTTCAGAAAGAGTCTCCAAAGTGGATCGAGGAAAGGAATGTCATACCCATAGTTATGGAGGAGTTCTAAAACTTCCCGTTATCTTTCTATTCAAACGATAGTCATCTTCTTATACTCCACTGAATAAACCTACATTTAGCCTATGCCTTACTCAAGACTTACAGATCCCAAAGGATAAAGAACATAGCATGAAAAGCTTCAGAGGCCCAGCTTACATCATTAATGGCAGAAATTCTATGCAGAATTTCAGTGCACACACTTACCAGTCCTTGACTATGATTTCAGGCCGTTTCTCATCCATCAGCTCGTTCCAGTATCCTTCCTTCTTCAGCGTAATAAGTTGAGATTTAAAGCATGGCctgcaacagaaatgaaaatataacaaCTTCACAGAACACATCGCTCTCAACATTCATGGTTTCCCTTACACCTTTGCTTTTGCTAAAAGCTCACCCAGACCTTGAATGCCCACAAGGCTGACATGGCTAAGGCATGACTTTTTCCAAAGACAGAACCAGCCAGGGAAGCAAACTTGTTAGCTTCACCTccacataaaaagaaataaactggATTAAGAAGAGTTTCTGTGCTTGTATAGCATATGTTGTTAAGACAAAACTACTGCTTACAGGTTGTAAAAGCAGTAAATCCTCCATTACTGACAGCTTTTATTGCAAGCTGTTAGTGTGACAAATACACCAGGCACTCCTAGGGGTTAAGAGGTTTGACCTTGTGAGGTAAGTCCAGCTGATCAGTTCAGCAGACCTTAACCTCTGCCCACCGCATTTGGTGGAAAAGAAGCAGGGATCCCATGTGATTATGACCATAGAAAAAGTTACAGGAAATTCCTGGTAGGGACAGAGAATTCTAGCACATGATGTGATTAAGTAACTCCTCAGCAGTATCCTGTATATAGTATATAGTTTCTTTAGAGTAGCTAGTACAAAAGGTTGAAATTGCCGTCATTTTCCTATAGACGGGTTAAGGTTCAGTGACCTGCTACAAGTCCTCCAACCACAGTGCTTTTGtagacagaggaagaaacagcTTTCTTCCAGCACCAAGTCACAGGAATACAGTTCTTACCCAAATGAAGTGACAAAGTATTTGCGTACTTCTGGGTCTGGTATATCTCTTCCAAGAGGTCCAGGCAGATCCTCAATCTTCCATCTATCTCCCTCATTCTTATCAAGTTTCCAGTGCTTAAAgctctctaaaaaaaaataaaaaacacacaaaaatgagAGCTAGGGCCTCAGATTAGTTTTGTCCACTATCCCTGCTTGCACTAAAAAGtcagctacagaaaaatatcaGGAATCTACTCTGATTAATAGTCAGACTTGCTGTCTCTTTCCTACAGCTAAAAGTGACCTCTGTCACTATGTTGTCATTAGTTTGTGGTGGCTATCAGCAGCTATGACAATTCATAGCAACTTTTTGCCTGTATCAGAAACCGAAAGTCAATAATGAAACAGAGTAACTGCAGTCATTTTAGCTGCATCTTGAACTAAAAGACACAGCTGCCTGACTATTTA
This window harbors:
- the MAD2L2 gene encoding mitotic spindle assembly checkpoint protein MAD2B isoform X1, which translates into the protein MTTLTRQDLNFGQVVADVLSEFLEVAVHLILYVREVYPIGIFQKRKKYNVPVQMSCHPELNQYIQDTLHCVKPLLEKNDVEKVVVVILDKEHHPVERFVFEITQPPLLSISSESLLSHVEQLLRAFILKISVCDAVLDNNPPGCTFTVLVHTREAATRNMEKIQVIKDFPWILADEQDVHMHDPRLIPLKTMTSDILKMQLYVEERAHKGT
- the MAD2L2 gene encoding mitotic spindle assembly checkpoint protein MAD2B isoform X2, which translates into the protein MTTLTRQDLNFGQVVADVLSEFLEVAVHLILYVREVYPIGIFQKRKKYNVPVQMSCHPELNQYIQDTLHCVKPLLEKNDVEKVVVVILDKEHHPVERFVFEITQPPLLSISSESLLSHVEQLLRAFILKISVCDAVLDNNPPGCTFTVLVHTREAATRNMEKIQVIKSLELSLSCCPAPRISHGSSLMNKMCTCMTPGLFH
- the FBXO44 gene encoding F-box only protein 44, giving the protein MATICELPEDVLVELLSLLPARDLVHGCRLVCSQWRYVVDLTTLWKRKCQREGFYVQALDRSISDWKIFYMLCYLKRNLIKNPRAEESFKHWKLDKNEGDRWKIEDLPGPLGRDIPDPEVRKYFVTSFGPCFKSQLITLKKEGYWNELMDEKRPEIIVKDWYAARFDCGCRYELKVRLLSEDYIVLAEFHPEPVVIEQWNDATWREMSHTFNNYPAGVRYIWFQHGGQDTQYWAGWYGIRVTNSSVTIGPQTSS